The proteins below are encoded in one region of Candidatus Saccharimonadales bacterium:
- the rplQ gene encoding 50S ribosomal protein L17, with amino-acid sequence MHRHAYNGRKLSRQRDQRLALVRGQIISLVLYEHIETTLAKAKTVAPEMERLITKAKSGTLADRRSIEAEITSSSAVKKLMTDLAPRFKDRTGGYTRIIKTSNRLGDNAPMAVLSLVISEPAAKPDDKTEAVAESTPKAKPAAKKPAVKRSAKTAGAKS; translated from the coding sequence ATGCATCGCCACGCCTACAATGGTCGTAAATTGTCCCGCCAGCGCGATCAGCGACTGGCTTTGGTGCGTGGCCAAATTATTTCGCTAGTTCTCTATGAGCACATTGAAACAACCTTAGCCAAAGCCAAAACAGTAGCACCGGAAATGGAGCGTCTAATCACTAAGGCCAAAAGCGGTACTTTAGCCGATCGGAGATCCATCGAAGCCGAGATTACTAGTTCAAGTGCGGTCAAAAAACTAATGACCGATTTGGCCCCACGATTCAAGGACCGGACCGGTGGCTATACTAGAATTATTAAAACTAGCAACCGTTTGGGCGATAATGCGCCAATGGCGGTACTGTCCTTAGTGATATCCGAACCAGCCGCTAAGCCGGATGATAAGACTGAGGCCGTAGCTGAATCGACTCCAAAAGCCAAACCAGCGGCCAAAAAGCCGGCCGTGAAGCGCTCAGCTAAAACTGCTGGAGCCAAGTCATGA
- the rpsK gene encoding 30S ribosomal protein S11, with translation MAQTSTKTTRRKRTKKSIASGVVHIQATFNNTIISVTDDKGNLVSWSSSGAAGFKGSRKSTPYAAGIAAERALTSAKDVGLTKVEVLVKGVGSGREAAIRSLQSLGITVTGIRDVTGIPHNGCRPRKPRRV, from the coding sequence ATGGCACAAACTTCAACCAAAACGACCAGACGCAAGCGCACCAAGAAGAGTATCGCTAGTGGTGTCGTGCACATTCAGGCCACCTTTAATAACACTATCATTTCAGTAACCGACGATAAGGGTAATCTAGTTAGTTGGTCGAGTTCCGGTGCGGCTGGATTCAAGGGATCTCGTAAAAGCACCCCATATGCCGCTGGCATTGCCGCTGAACGAGCCCTGACCAGTGCTAAGGATGTTGGTCTAACTAAGGTTGAGGTCTTAGTCAAAGGTGTTGGCAGTGGTCGGGAAGCCGCCATACGCAGTTTGCAGAGCCTGGGTATCACCGTAACTGGTATCCGCGACGTTACCGGCATTCCTCACAATGGTTGCCGACCCCGAAAGCCGAGGCGAGTCTAA
- the secY gene encoding preprotein translocase subunit SecY translates to MNLGIIKQVYRSSDIRKRVLVVLGLLVAFRFLAHVPVPVPNNVALTTFLRTLFNSNKLLGFADLFSGGALTNFSIIMMGVGPFINASIIMQLLQQALPKLEALAKEGERGRQQINQYTRMLTLPLALIQSVAMIFLVQQTSKRVAQTDLIGHPSLSQWLLMVITITAGTMLLMWLGEIITDKGIGNGISLIIFAGIVARLPSSAGQFFSLAQNDTGKILTLGFFVALALAVIYFVVILNEGQRNIPVSYARRVRGSRVYGGVDTHLPLRVITAGVIPIIFALAFLTIPGFVGQIFSNASSQWLSSFAHWLTAVFNPNNPWYAVIYFMLVVVFTYFYTAIVFNPDEIAENLQKQGGFIPGIRPGGQTASYLRKLLNRITLAGAVGLGLIAILPFIAQHFTNTQTLTFGGTGLIIVVSVAIETMKQIEALVVTESYENY, encoded by the coding sequence ATGAATCTAGGCATTATCAAGCAAGTTTATCGCTCCAGCGACATCCGCAAGCGGGTCCTAGTAGTACTGGGTCTGCTGGTGGCCTTTCGGTTTCTGGCCCATGTGCCAGTGCCGGTGCCTAATAATGTGGCGCTGACAACTTTCTTACGGACTCTATTTAACTCTAATAAACTGCTCGGTTTTGCCGATCTCTTCTCTGGTGGGGCCCTGACTAACTTTTCGATCATTATGATGGGAGTTGGCCCCTTCATTAATGCTTCGATCATTATGCAGCTGCTGCAGCAAGCATTGCCTAAACTGGAAGCTTTAGCCAAAGAAGGCGAACGTGGTCGACAACAAATTAACCAATACACTAGAATGCTGACTCTGCCGCTAGCTTTGATTCAGTCGGTGGCCATGATCTTCTTGGTTCAGCAGACCTCAAAGCGGGTGGCTCAGACTGATCTGATCGGTCACCCGTCGCTATCCCAGTGGTTGCTAATGGTTATTACTATTACCGCCGGCACCATGCTGCTGATGTGGCTGGGCGAAATCATTACTGATAAAGGCATTGGTAACGGGATCTCGCTAATCATTTTTGCAGGTATTGTGGCCCGTTTGCCTTCTAGTGCCGGACAGTTCTTTTCGCTAGCTCAAAACGATACCGGCAAAATCCTAACCCTAGGCTTCTTCGTGGCCCTGGCTCTAGCAGTCATTTACTTCGTAGTTATTCTAAACGAAGGCCAGCGTAACATCCCTGTCTCTTATGCCAGGAGGGTTCGCGGTAGTCGAGTCTACGGCGGCGTTGATACTCATTTGCCGCTTAGAGTTATCACCGCCGGCGTCATCCCAATCATTTTTGCGCTGGCATTCCTGACCATCCCCGGTTTTGTCGGGCAAATATTCTCAAACGCATCTAGTCAGTGGTTATCATCGTTTGCCCATTGGCTAACAGCAGTATTTAATCCTAATAACCCGTGGTACGCCGTTATTTACTTCATGCTGGTAGTGGTCTTTACCTACTTTTATACCGCCATCGTCTTTAACCCCGATGAAATTGCCGAGAACCTGCAAAAGCAGGGCGGCTTCATTCCTGGCATTCGCCCCGGTGGCCAAACGGCTAGTTACCTGCGCAAACTTCTAAACCGCATAACCTTGGCCGGTGCAGTTGGCTTAGGCCTTATCGCCATTCTGCCGTTCATCGCCCAACACTTTACCAACACTCAAACTCTAACCTTCGGCGGCACCGGGCTAATCATTGTGGTCAGCGTGGCCATTGAAACAATGAAACAGATCGAAGCCTTGGTGGTGACTGAGAGCTACGAGAATTACTAG
- a CDS encoding tetratricopeptide repeat protein, which produces MMIELLFFVVAVIILTRAIRDLQRPVAAKAVTHSQKSPQLAHFETYANRLYGERQYLAAEKAYLKVLKLNHKDQHAYNRLGMIYVALKNYPDAIECFQIAAQLKPSAAGWYNLGLAYFENDNAIKAISAIEKSIMFEPTAARFVTLARAYTKVSNSSKAISALERASDLESSKKTLSLLAEAYTKNHDREKAVETYQRILEIDPTDAKAKRLAGTTVS; this is translated from the coding sequence ATGATGATCGAACTGCTATTTTTCGTAGTGGCGGTGATCATCCTAACCAGGGCAATTAGAGACTTGCAGCGGCCAGTAGCGGCCAAAGCTGTTACGCACAGCCAAAAATCGCCCCAGCTGGCTCATTTTGAAACTTATGCCAATCGTCTCTATGGCGAGCGGCAGTATTTGGCGGCCGAGAAGGCCTACCTCAAAGTCTTAAAGCTTAATCACAAGGATCAGCACGCTTACAACCGCCTTGGCATGATCTATGTGGCGCTGAAGAATTATCCCGACGCCATTGAATGCTTCCAGATAGCAGCTCAGTTAAAACCGAGCGCCGCTGGCTGGTATAATCTGGGACTAGCTTATTTCGAAAATGATAACGCCATCAAAGCCATCTCGGCCATCGAAAAATCAATAATGTTTGAGCCAACTGCCGCTCGCTTCGTCACTTTGGCTAGGGCTTACACCAAGGTATCCAACTCCTCAAAGGCCATATCGGCGCTAGAGCGAGCCAGTGACCTAGAGTCATCCAAGAAGACTCTAAGTTTATTGGCTGAGGCTTACACTAAGAACCATGATCGTGAAAAAGCCGTTGAAACTTATCAAAGAATATTAGAAATTGATCCGACTGATGCCAAAGCCAAACGCTTGGCTGGTACTACCGTAAGCTAA
- a CDS encoding DNA-directed RNA polymerase subunit alpha has translation MLHPIQLPELKTTSEDGNKATFAIEPLYSGYGMTLGNSLRRVILSSLSGAAVTAVKIDNVSHEFSTIEGVKEDVVEIILNLKKLRFKVFSDEPQFLILTKSGSGEVKAKDIKTTADAEIINPDQLIATLDNSKSKLGMEIKVEKGRGYVPVEARESEKLEVGMIAVDALYSPVQRVRYSVENTRVGQMTDLDRLVIEIETDGSVSPLDALSQAADILVEHFSVVAGNAQPEPTDGAIEDRSEGDAAKISIEEVNFSPRTSNALINNDIKTIKDLLRLSDQELKDLKGFGAKAYDEVKDKLAELGFSKQEAEV, from the coding sequence GTGCTACACCCAATCCAACTACCAGAATTAAAAACCACTTCGGAGGATGGCAACAAAGCTACGTTTGCCATCGAGCCACTCTATTCCGGCTATGGCATGACGCTGGGCAATTCCTTGCGCCGCGTTATTCTATCCAGTCTTAGTGGTGCGGCCGTGACAGCCGTAAAAATCGATAATGTCTCACACGAATTTTCGACCATTGAAGGCGTCAAAGAAGACGTGGTAGAAATCATTTTGAATCTTAAAAAACTGCGCTTTAAGGTCTTTAGTGATGAGCCTCAATTCCTGATTCTAACCAAATCTGGATCGGGCGAGGTTAAAGCCAAAGACATTAAAACCACCGCCGATGCTGAAATTATCAATCCAGATCAGTTGATTGCTACACTAGACAATTCGAAGAGCAAGCTTGGAATGGAAATCAAGGTCGAAAAGGGCCGCGGCTATGTACCGGTTGAAGCCAGAGAAAGTGAAAAGCTGGAAGTTGGCATGATTGCGGTTGATGCTCTCTACAGCCCCGTTCAAAGGGTTCGCTACAGTGTCGAAAACACCCGCGTTGGTCAAATGACCGACCTCGATCGCTTGGTCATTGAAATCGAAACTGATGGTAGCGTTAGCCCCCTTGATGCCCTCAGCCAAGCTGCTGATATCTTGGTAGAACACTTCTCGGTTGTGGCGGGCAACGCTCAGCCAGAACCAACCGATGGTGCGATAGAAGATCGTAGTGAAGGTGATGCCGCCAAAATTAGCATCGAGGAAGTTAACTTCTCTCCCAGAACCAGTAACGCTTTAATCAACAACGACATCAAAACCATTAAAGACTTACTGCGGCTGAGTGATCAAGAGCTAAAGGACCTGAAAGGCTTCGGAGCCAAAGCTTACGATGAAGTTAAAGATAAGTTGGCCGAACTAGGTTTTAGTAAACAGGAGGCCGAGGTTTAA
- the rpmG gene encoding 50S ribosomal protein L33 — MPKRNRPFIQLRSDEDPTTVYTTSKNPKNSPDRLVLNKYSKKLQKVVEFKESK, encoded by the coding sequence ATGCCAAAACGAAATCGTCCATTCATCCAGCTAAGAAGCGATGAGGACCCCACAACCGTATATACGACCTCAAAGAATCCGAAGAATTCTCCGGATCGATTGGTGCTAAACAAGTATTCCAAGAAGCTCCAAAAGGTCGTAGAGTTCAAAGAGTCCAAGTAA
- the rplM gene encoding 50S ribosomal protein L13: MKTYSPKASEISRTWYLVDAKDQVLGRLASHLAMFLQGKHKPGFAAHLDSGDFVVVINASKIKLTGNKLEDKTYYHHSGYPGGIKETSLKQKMAQDPSWVIKHAVAGMLPKNRLSDDRLKRLKVYASSQHLHAGQTPVPLSFDTKESN, translated from the coding sequence ATGAAGACTTACTCACCTAAAGCTAGCGAAATTAGCCGCACCTGGTACCTAGTTGATGCCAAGGACCAAGTTCTGGGCCGGTTGGCTAGCCATTTGGCTATGTTTTTGCAGGGCAAGCATAAACCAGGGTTTGCGGCGCATTTGGATTCTGGCGATTTCGTGGTAGTTATAAACGCCAGTAAAATTAAGCTAACAGGCAATAAACTAGAAGACAAAACTTATTATCACCACTCAGGTTACCCCGGTGGGATTAAAGAAACCAGTTTGAAGCAAAAGATGGCGCAAGATCCGAGCTGGGTTATAAAGCACGCCGTTGCTGGGATGCTGCCCAAAAACCGCCTGAGCGATGATCGGCTGAAGCGCCTGAAGGTCTATGCCTCTAGTCAGCATTTACACGCCGGCCAAACCCCGGTTCCATTATCATTTGACACCAAGGAGTCGAACTAA
- the rpmJ gene encoding 50S ribosomal protein L36: MKVRAGVKPICSKCKVVRREGVVYVICPTPKHKQRQG; encoded by the coding sequence ATGAAGGTACGCGCAGGCGTCAAACCAATTTGTTCTAAGTGCAAAGTCGTCCGACGTGAGGGCGTGGTTTATGTTATTTGCCCAACGCCTAAGCATAAACAAAGGCAGGGCTAA
- a CDS encoding dockerin type I domain-containing protein yields MELLGLDEQNDNKLRHSLPFSKTLLAILILLTAGFGAALLRTTLAQTGPSGQIPSDNPSKGLVYTGLRKGPANGKCKSLYELPQNNPTESLTCTHGPDPAPPGVDVTKPRSEAQLRAGVSADTTPPTGTVITAGNGSILCDGDGVSGNRVQAIYAVASDKTDRYATIAPMIQTWAAEVDGVFFDSAAKTGGVRHVRWVTDPSCNLVVAHVVLPPTADDSFNSEKSALIGLGYNLTTRKYLVWTDANILCGIANLSVDTNPAQTNSNNGGNTSVLFARVDQGCWGLGTGPGSHMSEAHELSHLLGAVQPAAPHGTPGGHCTDESDTMCYDDGTLKTGQVLTFPCDNTQEHLLDCNDDDYFNTSPAAGSYLANNWDISNNSFLISSSSGPPKVGDINGDGQVNIFDLSVLASNYGSNSATAAQGDLNGDLRVNIFDLSILAAHWGT; encoded by the coding sequence GTGGAGTTATTAGGTTTGGACGAGCAAAACGATAATAAACTGAGGCACTCACTGCCGTTTAGTAAGACGTTACTAGCTATTTTGATACTGTTGACGGCGGGGTTTGGGGCAGCCTTGCTTAGGACTACATTAGCCCAGACCGGTCCGAGTGGCCAGATTCCGTCCGACAATCCCAGCAAAGGTTTAGTTTATACTGGTTTACGAAAAGGCCCAGCTAACGGCAAATGTAAAAGTCTTTATGAGTTGCCTCAAAATAACCCGACTGAGAGCCTGACTTGCACTCATGGCCCGGATCCAGCTCCACCTGGTGTTGATGTGACTAAGCCGCGCAGCGAAGCACAACTCAGAGCCGGGGTATCGGCCGATACCACCCCACCAACAGGCACGGTTATTACGGCTGGCAATGGTTCTATTTTGTGTGATGGCGACGGCGTTAGCGGCAACCGCGTTCAAGCTATTTACGCAGTGGCCTCCGATAAAACTGACCGTTACGCCACGATTGCGCCAATGATTCAAACCTGGGCCGCTGAGGTCGATGGTGTATTCTTTGATTCAGCCGCCAAGACCGGCGGGGTTCGGCATGTCCGCTGGGTTACAGATCCATCCTGCAACTTGGTCGTCGCCCATGTCGTATTGCCACCGACCGCAGACGATTCATTTAACAGCGAGAAAAGCGCTTTGATCGGTCTGGGATATAACCTGACCACCCGAAAATACTTGGTCTGGACTGATGCCAATATTCTCTGTGGCATAGCCAACTTATCAGTTGACACCAACCCAGCCCAAACCAACTCCAATAATGGTGGCAATACCAGTGTACTGTTTGCCAGAGTCGACCAAGGTTGTTGGGGCCTAGGAACCGGGCCTGGCAGCCATATGAGCGAAGCTCATGAACTCAGCCATCTTTTAGGCGCTGTTCAGCCAGCAGCACCTCATGGTACCCCTGGCGGGCATTGCACAGATGAATCTGACACCATGTGTTACGACGATGGTACGTTAAAAACTGGCCAAGTCCTTACTTTCCCGTGTGATAACACCCAGGAACATTTATTAGATTGTAATGATGATGATTACTTTAACACTTCACCTGCTGCAGGCTCATATTTAGCTAACAACTGGGATATAAGCAACAATTCTTTCTTGATAAGTAGTAGTTCTGGTCCACCTAAGGTTGGCGATATTAATGGCGATGGTCAGGTGAACATATTTGATTTAAGTGTTCTCGCCAGTAATTATGGTTCTAATTCGGCTACGGCAGCACAAGGTGATCTAAACGGTGACCTAAGGGTCAATATATTTGATCTATCGATCTTGGCCGCTCATTGGGGAACTTAG
- the infA gene encoding translation initiation factor IF-1 produces the protein MSDTKEVIEVEGTVSETLPNAMFKVELENGHVILAHISGKMRMHYIRIVPGDKVMVEMTPYDLEKGRIRYRIG, from the coding sequence ATGTCTGATACAAAGGAAGTAATCGAGGTCGAAGGCACCGTTTCCGAAACACTGCCGAACGCTATGTTCAAAGTGGAACTCGAGAACGGGCATGTTATTTTAGCTCACATTTCCGGCAAAATGCGGATGCACTACATCCGAATTGTGCCAGGGGATAAAGTGATGGTTGAAATGACGCCCTATGATCTGGAAAAGGGCCGCATTAGATACCGAATAGGCTAA
- the rpsD gene encoding 30S ribosomal protein S4 has protein sequence MARDLMPVVKRSRREKIALHPKAIKAMTKKPYGPGEHGQTNLRSKPSQYAIQLREKQKVKRLYGLLEKQFATLVGQAEHRPGVTGDIMLQMLEQRLDNAVYRIGFAGSRQAARQLVTHGHFILNDRRVDIPSIRLKPGDEFKVRPKSQTNEYFKLLEPVLKSAKPDVRWLSLDAAKLSVKVTGLPAREDVVDDINEQLIIEFYSR, from the coding sequence ATGGCTAGAGACCTAATGCCAGTGGTAAAGCGCTCGCGGCGCGAAAAAATCGCCTTGCACCCCAAAGCTATTAAGGCTATGACCAAAAAACCCTACGGCCCGGGCGAGCACGGTCAGACTAATTTGCGCTCAAAACCCAGCCAGTACGCTATTCAACTCCGTGAAAAGCAAAAAGTTAAGCGCCTCTACGGCTTGCTGGAAAAGCAATTTGCGACCCTAGTTGGCCAGGCTGAGCATCGGCCGGGGGTAACCGGTGATATCATGTTGCAAATGCTCGAACAGCGCTTGGATAACGCTGTCTATCGCATAGGCTTCGCCGGCAGTCGGCAGGCGGCCAGGCAATTAGTCACTCACGGTCACTTCATCCTCAACGATCGTCGGGTGGATATTCCCTCGATTCGCTTGAAGCCGGGCGATGAGTTTAAGGTGCGGCCCAAGAGTCAGACCAACGAATACTTTAAGCTTTTAGAACCGGTGCTGAAATCAGCTAAGCCTGACGTGCGCTGGCTGAGTCTGGACGCAGCCAAACTAAGCGTTAAAGTTACTGGTCTGCCAGCGCGCGAAGACGTTGTTGACGACATCAATGAACAGTTAATTATTGAGTTCTACTCAAGGTAA
- the rpsI gene encoding 30S ribosomal protein S9 produces the protein MPETAKYYYAKGRRKEAVATARLFSGKGTTMVNDVTVMEYFNNKTLVAALDQPLKETGNETKLYATIKVSGGGKHGQAEAARLAIARALLELNADLRPTLKKAGLLTRDPREKERKKPGLKRARKASQFSKR, from the coding sequence ATGCCAGAAACTGCTAAATATTATTACGCCAAAGGACGCCGCAAAGAGGCCGTGGCTACAGCTCGCTTATTCTCAGGCAAGGGCACCACAATGGTCAATGATGTGACCGTCATGGAATACTTTAATAACAAAACCCTGGTGGCCGCCCTCGATCAGCCACTGAAGGAAACTGGCAACGAAACTAAACTCTACGCTACCATCAAAGTTAGTGGCGGCGGCAAACACGGGCAGGCCGAAGCGGCCAGATTAGCCATTGCCCGGGCCTTACTAGAACTCAATGCCGACTTGCGGCCAACCCTAAAGAAAGCTGGCCTATTAACCCGCGACCCAAGAGAAAAGGAACGCAAAAAGCCTGGTCTCAAACGGGCTCGCAAGGCTTCGCAGTTCTCAAAACGCTAG
- a CDS encoding RluA family pseudouridine synthase, with protein sequence MKRHRVGVSEAGHRLDVVAMAWLGLSRNQASQLIKSHQITVDNQAVKAGAMLKLNSLLRYHPTNNLKIVPSSSKLKVLYQDEAVMVVDKPAGLLVHPTSTQANDITVADLIRHDTTDKDELRPGIVHRLDRDTSGLIIIAKSQVGKTAMQAAFRKHLVKKEYLALVEGHLDKPVAEISLPIAADSGSRRKIHPAGKAAMTSYKVAKVYSNSTLVRAWPATGRTHQLRVHFAAIGHPIVGDKVYGHPNQSLARQFLHATKLEFRSPTNKWVEVSSPLPKELKDYLRTLG encoded by the coding sequence ATGAAACGCCACCGAGTTGGTGTCAGTGAAGCCGGACATAGATTGGATGTGGTTGCGATGGCCTGGCTCGGTCTTAGCCGCAATCAGGCGTCACAGTTAATCAAATCGCATCAAATTACCGTTGATAATCAGGCTGTTAAAGCCGGTGCAATGCTCAAGTTGAATAGTTTACTAAGGTATCATCCGACTAATAACTTAAAAATTGTGCCTAGTTCGAGTAAGCTAAAAGTTTTATACCAAGATGAGGCCGTGATGGTAGTCGATAAGCCCGCTGGACTATTAGTCCACCCAACCTCGACGCAAGCAAATGATATCACTGTTGCCGACCTGATTAGGCATGATACAACTGACAAAGATGAGCTTAGACCCGGAATTGTCCATCGTTTGGACCGCGATACATCAGGATTAATCATTATCGCTAAATCGCAGGTCGGTAAAACCGCTATGCAAGCAGCTTTCCGCAAACATTTGGTAAAAAAAGAATATCTCGCTTTGGTAGAAGGACATTTAGATAAACCGGTGGCTGAGATTAGCTTGCCGATTGCGGCTGATAGTGGTTCTAGGCGGAAAATCCATCCCGCTGGCAAAGCGGCTATGACTAGCTATAAAGTTGCCAAAGTCTATTCGAATTCTACATTGGTCCGAGCTTGGCCCGCCACCGGTCGAACTCACCAGTTACGAGTCCACTTTGCCGCTATTGGACATCCAATTGTGGGTGATAAAGTATATGGCCACCCCAACCAGAGCTTAGCTAGGCAATTCTTACACGCTACCAAACTTGAATTTAGATCCCCGACTAATAAGTGGGTAGAAGTGAGTAGCCCACTGCCCAAGGAATTAAAAGACTACCTTAGAACTCTAGGTTGA
- a CDS encoding TrkA family potassium uptake protein has translation MSKRGNRTLLRISVLSILLVAVGTFGFARFEHYNYALSLYTTLLVLLTHYPHGDVATWQGKTLLIFLIIASLVIIAYLLKWFAEYMIGIGGNVRKRHVKAKIDKLKGHYIVCGLGRVGSQVAREMAIEGIAFVGIDKDQERVDEALESGYLAFCADSSAEGTLLDAGISRAKGLVASLGEDSLNLFVTLAAKSLNGKVYVVARANRQESELKLKRAGADRVALPYQIGGYHMASMVLRPNVVDYLDVINTNGSNKDLQVEEMIVGDKSELAGHRLAEHKFLVEGSNGATVIAINGSDGSSIVRPSGSEVIYPGDRLILLGAKKDLTEASALIR, from the coding sequence GTGAGCAAACGCGGCAATCGAACATTGCTGAGAATTTCGGTACTCTCCATTCTACTGGTGGCGGTCGGTACTTTTGGTTTCGCTCGCTTTGAGCATTACAATTATGCTCTATCTCTCTACACCACCTTACTAGTGCTGTTAACGCATTATCCGCATGGCGATGTTGCGACCTGGCAAGGCAAAACGCTATTAATTTTTTTAATTATTGCCAGCCTCGTCATCATTGCTTATTTGCTTAAGTGGTTTGCCGAATATATGATTGGAATAGGTGGAAATGTACGAAAGCGACATGTGAAAGCAAAAATTGATAAACTCAAAGGGCATTATATAGTCTGCGGTCTGGGACGCGTTGGCTCCCAAGTCGCCCGCGAAATGGCTATTGAGGGCATCGCCTTCGTTGGCATAGATAAAGACCAAGAAAGAGTCGATGAAGCTCTCGAATCTGGCTATTTGGCCTTTTGCGCCGACAGTAGCGCTGAGGGGACATTGCTTGATGCTGGAATTTCAAGAGCTAAGGGGTTGGTCGCAAGCCTAGGCGAGGATTCACTAAACTTGTTCGTGACGCTCGCAGCAAAATCACTTAATGGCAAAGTTTACGTCGTAGCTAGAGCCAATCGCCAAGAAAGCGAACTTAAATTAAAACGAGCTGGAGCCGATCGAGTTGCCCTACCTTATCAAATTGGTGGTTACCACATGGCTTCCATGGTGCTCAGGCCTAATGTGGTTGATTATCTGGATGTCATCAACACCAACGGCAGCAATAAAGACTTACAGGTTGAAGAGATGATAGTCGGCGATAAATCTGAACTGGCCGGCCATCGCTTGGCTGAGCATAAATTTTTGGTCGAAGGCTCTAATGGTGCGACGGTTATTGCGATTAACGGCTCCGATGGCTCAAGCATTGTTCGGCCATCGGGTAGCGAAGTAATTTACCCTGGGGATCGCTTAATTCTGCTGGGAGCAAAGAAAGATCTGACCGAGGCTTCGGCCCTGATTCGCTAA
- the rpsM gene encoding 30S ribosomal protein S13, whose protein sequence is MARIAGVNIPDSKRAEVALTYIFGIGVTSSRKILAAAKVSGDARVKDLTEAQIAAIRGEIEKTYTVEGDLQRQVSTNIKRLKDINAFAGLRHKNNLPVHGQRTKTNARTKRGKKITMGSGRKKAASKT, encoded by the coding sequence ATGGCACGCATCGCCGGAGTTAACATCCCAGATAGCAAACGAGCCGAGGTGGCCCTAACCTATATTTTCGGCATTGGCGTAACTTCCAGCCGCAAAATCTTAGCTGCCGCTAAAGTTAGCGGTGACGCGCGAGTCAAAGATCTAACCGAGGCCCAAATCGCCGCCATTAGAGGCGAGATCGAGAAGACCTACACCGTCGAAGGCGATTTACAGCGTCAGGTTAGCACGAACATTAAGCGGTTAAAAGACATTAACGCCTTTGCGGGCTTAAGACACAAAAATAACTTGCCCGTTCATGGTCAGCGCACCAAGACGAATGCCCGGACCAAACGCGGTAAAAAGATCACTATGGGTAGTGGTCGTAAGAAAGCGGCTTCTAAGACTTAA
- a CDS encoding Type 1 glutamine amidotransferase-like domain-containing protein — translation MKLLLTSAGIRNQGIADALKSLINKPVESVKVGLIPTAQNFEPGNKDFFIAQLTNLQKHGFSWIDIVDPAADGIDWKSRLDPVDIVFVSGGNTFYLMEETRKSGLGDWLSKNIATKVYVGVSAGSIMATPSIAVAEIDDGDENAVGLTDLTGLSFVDFEVSPHTPEFVSVEANNEYATKIDRELYLIDDESAIKVDGKEITVVGEGSHSILNQAKISR, via the coding sequence GTGAAGCTGCTTCTGACGTCAGCCGGCATACGAAACCAGGGAATCGCCGACGCTCTGAAGTCGCTGATCAATAAGCCTGTCGAATCAGTTAAGGTTGGACTAATACCGACCGCCCAGAATTTTGAGCCTGGTAATAAAGACTTCTTTATCGCCCAGCTAACTAATCTCCAGAAGCATGGGTTTAGCTGGATTGATATTGTTGACCCAGCTGCTGATGGGATCGACTGGAAATCTAGACTAGACCCTGTTGACATCGTTTTTGTGAGTGGTGGTAACACATTTTATCTTATGGAGGAGACCAGGAAATCGGGACTTGGTGACTGGCTCAGTAAAAATATTGCGACCAAGGTTTATGTTGGAGTAAGTGCCGGGTCTATCATGGCTACCCCCTCGATCGCGGTCGCCGAAATCGATGATGGCGACGAAAATGCTGTCGGATTGACAGATCTAACCGGCTTGAGCTTTGTTGATTTTGAGGTCTCACCCCATACACCAGAGTTTGTCAGTGTTGAGGCAAATAATGAATATGCTACTAAAATTGACCGAGAGTTGTATCTAATTGACGACGAATCGGCCATTAAAGTCGATGGCAAAGAAATCACGGTCGTTGGTGAGGGTAGCCACTCAATACTAAATCAAGCAAAAATCTCCCGTTAA